ctctaattgaatctttttTAACAATATATTCAAGAACACTAATTTTTTTCACGTTGTAGGTTAGTTTCTCGAACaaggttttcgatattgttagagaaagactcaacaatattgtagagttcccgttctcgaccaagagatttCTCGAGTTtatcaatgagctgagcatgtttttcttcaggagactttattttagaatcttgaaaatcaataatctcagcagatttttctaatgttctggtgagttccatttcaacTTCTGACATAATGTCAATTGTCTCATCAGAGCaaatgttatcagaatctgataacAAAAAATTTCTACcttgggattcagaagaatcatataaggtgttatcctttgaggtaatcccaagacatttggcgtaatcaaaaactttggaagacattATTTATATGCGTAAGAATGAGACAATTTATCCATAGAtttcatattgctacaaacacagacttatgaggtcttaaacatgtttgcctgctctgataccaattgaaaaagcgggggtctaacaaacacacccaatatttcgtttaggaaatatgtatggactaactccaatataattccaagagaatcaactagacagtcagactcaatcaaggaaaatatatccaagagttatatctcaatttctcaaatcaatatagaatcgaacagatagaaatctgtgagccggattaatatgggaaataacttggatggtaccaaagaccaatttccaagtgtcaatcagattcaatcaacaaccaaaggttggatttaccaattgattgaactacgcacaacctgtgatatttcaattatatagaaaatataatgcggaaaagaaataacacagacaccagaagttttgttaacgaggaaaccgcaaatgcagaaaaaccctgggacctagtccatatttgaacaccacactgtataaatcctactacaagttaacttcggactggaatgtagttgagccctgaacctactacagactctagcctactacaagttaacttcggactggaatgtagttgagccctaaccaatctcacactgattaaggtatagtcacgttccttacgtctctgaatctcagcaggactctacgcacttgatttccttaactgatctcacccacaactaagagtttctacgacccaaagtcgaagacttgataaacaaatctgtctcacacagaaaagtctactgaatagataaatatgtctcccacagaaatacgggtttttgttatgtcttttgataaatcaaggtaaacatgaaccaattgatacaccagacttatattcccgaagaacatcctagtaatatcaatcacctcacaataatcttaaccgtatggtagaagaacaagatattgtggaatcacaaagaatgagacgaagagctttgtgattactttttatatcttacctatcggagattaaatctcgataaaatcttagagaagatagtactcaacacgattgaaaaaagtaagatcagaacacgcaactacagagaaaatagttggatctggcttcataatcccaaggaaatctttaagtcattaacttataatggttttagaaaaaacctaggtgaacggagaatcgactctagtcgcaactagcatcacacaggaggtgtggggattaggtttcccagttgctagagttctcccttatatattcttcaaatcagggtttgcaatcaatgctaccttggtaacaaaacattcaatattcaccattagatgaaaacctgattagattcaagccaatatctttcaaccgttagatggtcttcgctttttacacacaaatagaatgtaccttcatttagatatgggtaaccgtacctaaacgtgtacacttagttagctcaacaatagttaaccgaagttagccatatgaacacttttatatcaaccttgttcatcttaatcgcAAAAGttccaatgactcaaatgaaactatttatagagttgttcaattgtttatattctcataaaagtatacaagacacaattgaagcaaaatcggttttgattcacttaaatcaattcatgaacattatagccacggtttgcaaagattgcattccttattatataaagtatttgttcatgagtatgtaaacatatttaaccgattttagaacttaacccactcaagtatgcaaacaggtacgtatacctaagttcccggacttggtcttgttcgtcagtatgcaaatgggtacgcatactgtcgtccatgaccgaactcagttgaaattagtacgcatacgtgtatgcatactatagttctcatacttcaactgttgaatcagtacgcatatgggtatgcatactaaattctcagacttggaatacacttgcaacagttagcatacaagtacgcatgctgtgctatatccaatcaatggttaattgttctaaactcccatttcaatcattgaaacattcttggaagatgagaatagctatctcacacaaactattagctttaaagcaattttcaagtgatcaaataatcaatacgaaacattccgagtctacatcaaatgactgtctcacacaaatcatataaaatgttaccaggcgatttttacatgatcatcttttgactttcgtcaagaataaaagatgaacttggttaaagcgaaagcttaccaacatatatttcgagaaatatgtaagcgagttaaattcagctcgaaatatcaaatgtgtataatgtaaaatctatatagctatacgacttttgtctcaataggagataaaatagaatagacttctaagtgatagatgagttgaagtctccacataccttttgttgatgaagttccacaagctccccttagtagtttttcatcttcaatcgatgaacgtcgtgaagtctaaagctcaattatacattttatcctaatccgtgacataactataagtagattagaaatcaagacttgtagttttaacaactaaacttgacaaacaagattgagatagcaatggttgcgagttcgaccgagcattgctctaacagacattatgatgaaaattctatgATCCTTACCAACAAGATATGAGGCTAAGAAAATtgccatcatggaaggaaataaccttggtaCACTTTCCAGGAACACTCTTGGTGGGAAGCTGAAAATCTTTGATCCAGAACACAAAAGAGACAAtcattatatttcaaatgtggGAAGAAATTTTAATGATAAATctctaagtaaaaaaaaatatgatgagAAAGATGAGAACATCCTTAATCGAACTCTGTCACTATTTATACAACAGGTGAAGAAAACTCTTAGACATATAAAgaggaaaaatcataaaaaaaatcatcaatcaaGAATAAGGATAAAAGGGTTCAAATACACAAAGATGTTATAGTCGGTTCCAAATGTCTTGGTCATGGTCATCACATATCCATGTGTTCCAACAAGGACTATTGTGAGAAAACTAAGGCCCGAATAGCAACCTTAAACTATTATTCTGAGCATGAATCACCCAATGCAGTTCTTCTCACATATGTGACAATGAACAAGTTCATGATTCAAACAATTTTAAAAAATCCACATTGGGAAATGCTCCTTCCACCAGAGAAAGAATCGATCGCTTGAGTGAGGAAATTCTTTCAGTAAAGGCTGAATTCCAACAAAAAAGGGACATGTGGATTAAAAGAATTGAGAATCTGGAATGTGAACTAGAGAAATTAAAACAAGAACAAATATGCTCGTATTATCTGATGAAATCAACTGTTCGGAAAAACAAGAAACGGTCTCGACTGAAAAACTCTTGTAAGAACAGCAAATACTACTCTTCGTATAACTCTCCCACACTTAAACAAGAGAAGTTTAATACCAGGGATAATAAGATGACATGCGAACCTCCAAGGGTCCTGAATGAAAAACGTACTtattcaaaggataaatctgctaTAAATCCTAACTCCTTTACAACTATATTTCAGAAACATgaaaaagttcaaaaaaaaagggAATGTCTGAACTCTCAAGAGAAGTGAACAGAGAGATTTACAGACTGCAAGGAATGATCCACAAATTAAGGAAGACAATACGTGGGGAAAAGTTAATAGACTCATCTTCGGTCTTTGTATCCCTTGTCAAGGTAAGTAGAAGATCTAGACTAAATATGTCAGTTCCTAAAAATCCACCTGATCCTTTGCTAAGCGAAGGAAGTTGTCACATCTAGTAATTCTCTTGTTGGTTCATATCCCTCCCTTGGATGAGAATCATAATTAAAAAGGGAAAAAGTGTCAAATTCTCTTTGATTCACGTGCTTAACAATAAATTATAGATGGTAGAGTTTCACTCCCTGGAACAATTTATGTCAAACCAAGACTGATACTCCTTGTGCTCTAACTTTACTTGTTGAGCTAAGGAAGATAATTGTTATTGCGCATAATCATGAGAAGTTTAAAAACTTGTGTGAAATACCGTAGGTCTAAGGTAAAGTTTGTAATGGGAATTTATCTGTAATCTTAAGATATATATGAGTTCTCTAAGTTCGGTAACCTAGGTTACAAAAAGTTATTTCTCTTTCAGAAACCATTTAGGTTCGGGAATATCTCATGTCTTCTTCAAACTTCTAGAGCAAGGAGGATGAAGTCTGGACTGTGCAACTTCCAACAAGGAAAATCAGGTTTGAGTCATCTGATAATAATTCTTGTCAAGACAAGGGTGAATCTACACCTAGTGACAATCAACCTGGATCTCAGTTTGATGAATTATCTCTCAAATTGAATCTTGTTCTAGAACAAGTTCAAGCACTATGCTCTGAACTATAATTCTCCACAAAGAGGCTTGAAGAGAAAATAGAACTGGTTGAATCCAGATTGGATCTTATTGAAGAGGAACTTGATGATTAGAGAAACTATGAAAATAGTCTGGGAATCTCAGAGTAAAACTCTTTTAGACCATtttttttatctaggaaacttcttttgaggattttattcttgagaaggataactaggtttaggtatagcaaagattgtgattacacatagctattttcaacgtttttcatcttgcatgtttttagatttatttatttaaattctagagtttttggaagatgaacttgcggtatgtaatcattattggtttaattattgaaaaattattatgaaatatttgtgcttttacgtctcgtgaatcgagctaatatttcatatatgctcagaagttaaatctgttatgtttttataaacgaaaaatagaacaaactctttgatatttttctcgcagtattgatctttttgtGATACACTTATGTGTTttgctgcttgacacactccgtaagattctcttatgttgagtaaaatcgtctcgttgttcgtaactggccttgAGATCAACTTATGTCGATATtatggatacaaatccttgtgatttgttaatttccaaaatccttctttttcacgaAAGTAAGCTCACTCattttgttctcttgggaatgacattttatgggggagagttcttaaatgaacttgtgcttaattgttatatctttgtggggagtgtggctgtggaattataaagggatgcttgtatctttttaatctcctagaatgagcgctaagtatttattactatgtgatatcatctaataAGTTGATATcaggagttgcattttaactatgttattatgtagtatctccatcttccttaaaaattgagatatcttttggttgtattcattaggatcccgcgattttcgtacctttatTAATTTTATTGACCAAAAATGGGAAttttatttagtagtttcatactacatacatatggtttacggatcattatgtaagggggagtggatcatttaagcaataggttttacctattaaacaaaagatgtaagtattgattaagggggagaaacatatcaccgcagtattacttcagagttgagatacggttaaactttggagagaagataataatactatgtttttgtaacaacgattgagaatatttgttttcaaaaagttgttattgctatggaatcggttcttcaacaagaacgatgctgagttgaacacgttcagaataattgcaacttgaaataacgaagagttcaaggagagttggagaaaccaaggaaatcaagaagacATGATGGATCGAGGAATTTTTCGaaaactttatttttgttatccatatgtattaaatagtttttcactaaaattaacaaaaagGGAACATATGGGCTATAACAGGAGCATGAGGAGAAGCAGACTGAAGATCATGATCTTGCACTGAAGCTGAGCTGCTAACCATGTTGATATTGAAATAGACAACCATGGTTCCCGAGACTTTATAACATGAGTTTCcaaaatgtcgcaatcatctcctaATTAGATGACATGGGTGACAAAATATTGGATCACAAATcttgcaactcattgtggctgcctacgcATCATGAAGTTCTATCTCGAGTAAGCAACTCGTCATAATAATGCTTTCACATCATATATGCTTTACCGACCAAGCTTTGCAGCTTAAGGATGCATCTCCGATAAATGTATTTTCAACTAACACCCCTTCGCTATATATATCTTATTGACATTTTTACAAATAGAAAAAGTGAAGCAGATGGTTGTATACTAAGTCCACCTACTTTCGCGACAACGAATTTCGGGTGATGCTCCATAATGGTGCATTTTCAATTCTCGGTTAATGCTCAATTTGCGAAATACATCATAATTATGTATTTTCGCACAACTAGTGAAATCCACGTGCAACACAAGCTTGAGATGAGGTTCATTAAATGATGCATCTTTGAGCATGCATCATGTGAAGAACCCTTATTATTCGTAACCTATTTATCTCCTTTTGctattctttctttttcctttcttaCACTTTCATTAATTATTCCCGGTtagcttttttatttattttttccttttccctTGCTCGCACACAAACAACCCTATTAATTTGAAATGGAGGgagtaaatatataaaaaaaaaactaaaaaaaaagtttatcCCTTGACGCAGATGGATAAAGCACAGTTGACATTATTTGACGCTGGTATCTTTGCTCTTGACAGTGTGCACAAGTCGCTCAAATCTACCCATTGCCTGTAACAGTTAAACAAACTCAAATGACTTCTTGGCCCCGATAACAACATTTCCCTTTTTTAGCATCATATTTTGGGTTACTAATTCGAGGCACCATTCTTCCCTTGCAAAAGGGTTTCTCCCGTAACTCCTGTAATTTGATACATGATCCGTGCATCATCAGAATATATATTTTAGGACCTACTCACGGGACAAATCTCTTCGGACAAATACAAGAAAGGATGTGTCCCTCCTGTCCATCGGGGATTAGCAAAGATTTTAGTGGGAAGCTTGGATAAGCGCCACGTGGCTTTCTATTTCCCTTGTCTCAGTCCGCATTTGTCCAAATGTTTTTTTCCTTCGATTTTGTCCCGCTTAGAGCATTTACGTTTTAGGACATacatagttttttctttttttttttttttttttatgatggaAAAAAAACGCTAGAATTATTTATTAAAATACCTCATTTAAATTGAGGTTTGGATTGTTACATAGAAGAGATGGTAGAATGACACACCCTTCCGTTACATCATTATACATTGTACATTGACAAATTCAATTTACAATGTGATTTCTTTGATCTACATGAAACTGAAAAACGTGGAAGAACCTAACTGAATTCTTGAATCTCCAAGGAACCTCTTGATCATTCCCCAAAATGGCTTACTCAATATCATCTGCATCTCCTTCCATTATCACATCATTGAGATTTAGAtctttaattaattgagttttccATTTTACCTTAACCATCAAAGATGttatatcaaaatcaataatccGGCATCCCAAAATTCTTCCAGCATTAACCTGAATAACCTTCCACATAAATAATTTTGGACATTACTGAGAGAACACTTCCAAACCGGCTGACTCGGAGCTCTGCAAATCGTCGATCGACTCAGTGAAttttttcttcgttttttcttcatttttcgaGGAACTGCATCCTTAATTCAGGTAGAATTCTTACAGTCCTAATGATCGAAGTTAAAATTTTCATCAGAAGGTAGTTATCAGTCTTTAATTTAGGTAGTTGTCTTAAAATTTTATGGAAAATACATCAAATCCAGAAATGGGTTCTTCTACTGTTGATGTTAATAACTCTGTAGATCTTGTTAATCCGGTTGAGGAAAGTCCTTCAATAGATCTTGTTAAAGGTACTGATGATAGATGTGTTGCGTGGAGATTCTCGTTAATCGGTCGTCTTGATTTGCTTCATTTGAAATTTTCTGATGCCGTTTCTAACCTAAAAAGTCAGTGGAAATTAGAAGGTCAATGCAAAATGATTCCATTAGGAAAAGGATTCTTTACGATCAAACTGGATAATGAGCGTGATCAAAGTTATATCAAAGCTGGGAAATGGGAAGTTCTTCATCAGGATCTATGGATTCGAATGGATACCCAATTTTCGTCCAGAAAATCATCGTACATCATATGCAAATATTTGGGTTCATCTTCCTGGACTCAGCTTAGATTATTGAGATGAAAAAACACTCTTCACCATCTGCAGTGCTTTGAGTGATCCTGTGAAAGTGGATGAAGCTACCTTAAACTTTGAAAATGGGTTGTATGCAAGAGTTTTAGTCAATATCGATTTAGCAAAGAAGGTTCCTCACAAGCTTTGgataaaaactaaatttggagGTTTCATGCAAGATGTGATGCTTACTAAGCTACCTAAATTCTGCCAGAATTGCAAAATTGTTGGTCATCTTCTATCTGAGTGCAGAGTTAAGAAGGTATCACAAGAATCAAGTATTTTACAAAACAACAACTCTCCATTATTTTGCTCAACATCAATGAAGTCTCAAGACAAATTTGACTCTAATAAAGCATATGAACACAAGGGCACTAATTTTACAAAACCTGTATCTCCAACAACAACAATATCTCCTCCAACCAACACAGAGAAATTTGATATTTTCTTCACTCATGTGACACATATTAATCAACAAGAGGTTACTCCACAGCACTCAAGTAATGCAGTTAAAATTACTTCAAGAAGATTTGGTTCATTAAATACAGTggttgaagaagaaattgttatCAATATATCAGAGGAAGGATGTACTCTTGATCCAACAAAAATAtcacaaattgttgaagaaaatgcAGTTGAAAAGAGTGTTATCAAATACATAAATGGGAAGGATGGTTCAATATCAGAGGAAAGAGTGCCTTTAACCTCTTGgtcaagaataattcaaaaaccaGCTTCTTCAAATGCAACATCTAATTCTGAAACACAAAAACAAGAAGCAGAACCAAAGGTAAAAATTCTACAAGCTACCAACAAATACAATTTTAGGAAAAATCAGGGAAAGGGAGGCACTAAAGGACTCCATCCACAAATATGAAGATTCTTTTTTGGAACTTAAGGGGACTTAGAAGGACTAGGGATCAAAATAAGTTGTGGTCTTTAGTAAATCAATTTAATCCATCATTAGTTTTTATAGCAGAACCTAAATTTTTTGTAGTGCAAGCTTTTTCAAATTAAATCTTCCTGGTATGAAAAATATGGTCATCCATAACTTAATGAACAATCAAAAAGGTAACATATGGTTATTCTGGAACAAAAATCTACCTACTCCTTCTGTGGTTTCTATGTCAAGTCAAATGATAACTGTAAACATAGGGGGAGATCTTATTTCTTGTGTTCATGCTCATGTTGGAGCAGTACAAAGAAGAATTTTATGGGCTGAGATGGAAGCAGTTAGTGAATTAAAACATCCATGGCGTGTAATTGGTGATTTTAATGCTATCACATCTGCTGAAGAAAAAGTTGGAGGTAGACCAGCAAACAGAAGAACAATGCTTGAATTTACTACATGTTTAGACAAATGTGAATTGCAACAAGCTCCAAAGACAGGTCTTCAACATTCTTGGTCTAATTGTCAACATGGTACAAGCAGGATTTTATGCAATCTGGATAGAGCAGTATACAATAATCTTTGGATTCAAAAATATGAAGGATGGGGTTATAAAGTTGGTATTAGAATAGCTTCTGATCACTCTCC
This genomic stretch from Papaver somniferum cultivar HN1 chromosome 5, ASM357369v1, whole genome shotgun sequence harbors:
- the LOC113279106 gene encoding uncharacterized protein LOC113279106, producing MGSSTVDVNNSVDLVNPVEESPSIDLVKGTDDRCVAWRFSLIGRLDLLHLKFSDAVSNLKSQWKLEGQCKMIPLGKGFFTIKLDNERDQSYIKAGKWEVLHQDLWIRMDTQFSSRKSSALSDPVKVDEATLNFENGLYARVLVNIDLAKKVPHKLWIKTKFGGFMQDVMLTKLPKFCQNCKIVGHLLSECRVKKVSQESSILQNNNSPLFCSTSMKSQDKFDSNKAYEHKGTNFTKPVSPTTTISPPTNTEKFDIFFTHVTHINQQEVTPQHSSNAVKITSRRFGSLNTVVEEEIVINISEEGCTLDPTKISQIVEENAVEKSVIKYINGKDGSISEERVPLTSWSRIIQKPASSNATSNSETQKQEAEPKVKILQATNKYNFRKNQGKGGTKGLHPQI